The following coding sequences are from one Phenylobacterium glaciei window:
- a CDS encoding response regulator transcription factor, translating to MRILIVEDDLEAAEAMDRGLTEGGHTCVRAADGEEGLTVARDGEFDVMIVDRMMPKMDGVTLVETIRREGDQTPVLFLSALGEINDRVAGLKAGGDDYLVKPYAFAELSARVEALSRRRETGSVQTLLRVGELEMDLIGRAVHRQGKEIDLQPREFQLLEFLMRHAGQSVTRTMLLEKVWEYHFDPQTNVIDVHVSRLRSKIDKGFDRAMLQTVRGAGYRLEP from the coding sequence ATGCGGATTCTGATCGTCGAGGACGACCTCGAGGCGGCCGAGGCCATGGACCGCGGCCTCACCGAGGGCGGCCACACCTGCGTCCGCGCCGCCGACGGGGAGGAGGGCCTCACGGTCGCCCGCGACGGTGAGTTCGACGTGATGATCGTCGACCGCATGATGCCCAAAATGGACGGAGTCACCCTGGTGGAGACCATCCGCCGCGAGGGTGACCAGACCCCGGTGCTGTTCCTCTCGGCGCTCGGCGAGATCAACGACCGCGTGGCGGGCCTCAAGGCCGGCGGCGACGACTACCTGGTCAAGCCCTACGCCTTCGCCGAGCTCAGCGCCCGGGTCGAGGCCCTGTCGCGCCGCCGCGAGACCGGCTCGGTCCAGACCCTGCTCCGCGTCGGCGAACTGGAGATGGACCTCATCGGCCGCGCCGTGCACCGCCAGGGCAAGGAGATCGACCTCCAGCCCCGGGAGTTCCAGCTACTGGAATTCCTCATGCGTCACGCCGGCCAGTCGGTGACCCGGACCATGCTGCTGGAGAAGGTCTGGGAATACCACTTCGACCCCCAGACCAACGTCATCGACGTCCACGTCTCGCGCCTGCGCTCCAAGATCGACAAGGGCTTCGACCGCGCCATGCTGCAGACCGTCCGCGGGGCGGGCTACCGCCTGGAGCCGTAG
- a CDS encoding Do family serine endopeptidase — protein sequence MTSKKNGYLWGAIAGVSIATAAVAGAGVGRPDATLDRSMLLKASTAPIFAPPPGAPLSFADIFEQVSPAVVSINVTSKVDAASLRRQIPGLPFDIVPRSQPDGADGEDGDKGGTTEKGQPRLPTQQSSGSGFFISSDGYIVTNNHVVENADEIKVVLKDERELDAVVVGRDEGTDLAVLKVKGDKFPFVNFENSAKPRVGDWVITVGNPFGLGGTATAGIISAYGRDIGETFVDYIQIDAPINRGNSGGPTFDVYGRVIGVNTAIFSPSGGSVGIGFAIPADVADAITKQLIAGGKITRGYIGASIQNFTTEMAEAQGMSGQKGAIVADLVPGGPSAKAGLVPGDVVVAVNGVTVKTSSELTREVAKAQAGDTLHVEVLRDGKRKTVDIRSGVRPTEKELAANDNTGSPRSSGGTAGPSASLPAVLGLKLSPLDEAARTRLNIDTPLRGVVVDSVDQSSDAAQRGLRKGDVITVAGGRPVTTASEFSSAVEAAKKGGRPSILIGVYRAGRTTFLPIKVSG from the coding sequence ATGACCTCGAAGAAGAACGGCTATCTCTGGGGCGCCATCGCCGGCGTCAGCATCGCCACCGCCGCCGTGGCCGGCGCCGGTGTCGGCAGGCCCGACGCCACCCTCGACCGCTCGATGCTGCTGAAGGCGTCCACCGCGCCGATCTTCGCCCCGCCTCCTGGCGCGCCGCTGTCCTTCGCCGACATCTTCGAGCAGGTGTCGCCCGCGGTGGTCTCCATCAACGTCACCTCCAAAGTCGACGCCGCCTCCCTGCGCCGCCAGATCCCCGGCCTGCCCTTCGACATCGTCCCCCGCTCGCAGCCGGATGGCGCGGACGGCGAGGACGGCGACAAGGGCGGCACGACCGAAAAGGGCCAGCCCCGCCTGCCCACCCAGCAGTCCTCGGGCTCGGGCTTCTTCATCTCCTCCGACGGCTACATCGTCACCAACAACCACGTCGTGGAGAACGCTGACGAGATCAAGGTCGTGCTCAAGGACGAGCGCGAGCTGGACGCCGTCGTGGTCGGCCGCGACGAGGGCACCGACCTGGCCGTCCTCAAGGTCAAGGGCGACAAATTCCCCTTCGTGAACTTCGAGAACTCGGCCAAGCCCCGCGTGGGCGACTGGGTGATCACCGTCGGCAACCCCTTCGGTCTGGGCGGCACCGCCACGGCCGGGATCATCTCGGCCTATGGCCGTGACATCGGCGAGACCTTCGTCGACTACATCCAGATCGACGCCCCCATCAACCGGGGCAATTCCGGCGGCCCGACCTTCGACGTCTATGGCCGGGTGATCGGGGTCAACACCGCGATCTTCTCCCCCTCGGGCGGTTCGGTGGGCATCGGCTTCGCCATCCCCGCCGACGTGGCCGACGCCATCACCAAGCAGCTGATCGCCGGCGGCAAGATCACCCGGGGCTATATCGGCGCCTCGATCCAGAACTTCACCACCGAGATGGCGGAAGCCCAGGGCATGTCGGGCCAGAAGGGCGCCATCGTCGCCGACCTGGTCCCCGGCGGCCCCTCGGCCAAGGCCGGCCTGGTCCCCGGCGACGTGGTGGTGGCCGTCAACGGCGTCACCGTGAAGACCTCCTCGGAACTGACCCGCGAAGTCGCCAAGGCCCAGGCCGGCGACACCCTGCACGTCGAGGTTCTCCGCGACGGCAAGCGCAAGACCGTCGACATCCGCTCGGGCGTGCGCCCCACCGAGAAGGAGCTGGCCGCCAACGACAACACCGGCAGCCCGCGCAGCTCCGGCGGGACCGCCGGTCCCTCGGCCTCGCTGCCCGCCGTCCTCGGCCTCAAGCTCTCGCCCCTGGATGAGGCGGCCCGCACCCGCCTGAACATCGACACCCCCCTGCGCGGCGTGGTGGTGGACAGCGTCGACCAGTCCTCCGACGCCGCCCAGCGCGGTCTGCGCAAGGGTGACGTCATCACCGTGGCCGGCGGTCGCCCCGTCACCACGGCGTCTGAGTTCTCCAGCGCCGTCGAAGCCGCGAAAAAGGGCGGCCGTCCCAGCATCCTGATCGGTGTCTACCGCGCCGGCCGCACCACCTTCCTGCCGATCAAGGTTTCCGGCTAA
- a CDS encoding cytochrome c-type biogenesis protein, with translation MKKLLLLLAAVFCMAAASDPAERLPDPGQEARARAIFAQVRCLVCQNESIDDSQAELAGDLRRLVRDQIAAGKSDGQVKTYLTDRYGEFVLLKPAFSWGNGALWGAPFLVVTLGLLLWLRNLRTPRPDAELSQDEAARVADLADKDQT, from the coding sequence ATGAAGAAGCTGCTGCTCCTGCTGGCGGCGGTCTTCTGCATGGCCGCGGCCTCCGATCCCGCCGAGCGCCTGCCCGACCCTGGCCAGGAGGCCCGCGCCCGGGCGATCTTCGCCCAGGTCCGGTGTCTCGTTTGCCAGAACGAGTCCATCGACGACTCCCAGGCCGAGCTGGCGGGCGACCTGCGCCGCCTGGTCCGCGACCAGATCGCGGCCGGCAAGTCCGACGGCCAGGTGAAAACCTACCTCACCGACCGCTACGGCGAGTTCGTGCTGCTGAAGCCGGCCTTCTCGTGGGGCAATGGCGCCCTGTGGGGCGCGCCCTTCCTGGTGGTGACCCTCGGCCTACTGCTGTGGCTGAGGAACCTTCGCACCCCCCGCCCGGACGCTGAACTCTCCCAGGACGAGGCGGCCCGCGTCGCCGATCTCGCCGACAAGGACCAGACGTGA
- a CDS encoding heme lyase CcmF/NrfE family subunit, whose protein sequence is MIAETGAFALILALVLSVAQVCLSVAGRWRRSSVLAGAGAGAGLAAFASVALAFAALMHAFVTSDFSVANVAANSHTEKPMLYKVAGTWGSHEGSMLLWCLALTGFGAAVAGFKRGLPLGLKAVTVATQGALGTVFLAYTVFASNPFARLVQIPIEGRSLNPLLQDPALAIHPPFLYAGYVGMSVVFSLAVAALVEGRADAAWARWVRPWTLMAWSLLTVGITLGAFWAYYELGWGGWWFWDPVENASFMPWLIATALLHSAIVTEKRGALAGWTIFLALSAFTFSMLGAFLVRSGVLTSVHAFAVDPTRGVLLLMILGVTAGAGFALFAWRAPALSPGGVFAPVSRESALVLNNILLAAATVTVLLGTLYPLIREAATGEAISVGPPFFNLTFTPLMAALLILLPAGPLLAWKRADALGAAQRLWVAALIAAGAGLLAFALVSPRKALASAGLAMGAWLILGALVELAERTRAFRGSAAETFRRLTGLPRGAWGMTFAHLGLGVFVLGACFETGWKSEAAETLSLGQTLNVGAYELTLDRIEGVDGPNYDAERATITARKAGAVACVARPERRFYPSGGQTTSEVAICTKGTSHLYIVLGERRDGEVWLVRAYWNPWALLIFLGPAIMALGGLISLSDRRLRLAVGRRAIAE, encoded by the coding sequence ATGATCGCCGAGACCGGCGCCTTCGCCCTGATCCTCGCCCTGGTGCTGTCGGTGGCCCAGGTCTGCCTGTCCGTGGCCGGCCGCTGGCGGCGCTCATCGGTGCTGGCCGGCGCGGGGGCCGGCGCTGGGCTCGCGGCCTTCGCCAGCGTGGCGCTGGCCTTCGCCGCCCTCATGCACGCCTTCGTCACCTCCGATTTCTCGGTGGCCAATGTCGCGGCCAACTCCCACACCGAAAAGCCCATGCTCTACAAGGTGGCCGGGACCTGGGGCAGCCACGAGGGCTCCATGCTGCTCTGGTGCCTGGCGCTCACCGGCTTCGGCGCCGCGGTCGCGGGTTTCAAGCGCGGCCTGCCCCTGGGGCTGAAGGCGGTCACCGTGGCCACCCAGGGCGCGCTGGGCACGGTGTTCCTGGCCTACACCGTCTTCGCCTCCAACCCCTTCGCGCGCCTGGTGCAGATCCCCATCGAGGGCCGCTCCCTCAACCCGCTGCTGCAGGACCCGGCGCTGGCGATCCACCCGCCGTTTCTCTATGCGGGCTATGTCGGCATGTCGGTGGTCTTCTCGCTGGCCGTCGCCGCCCTGGTGGAGGGCCGCGCCGACGCCGCCTGGGCCCGCTGGGTGCGGCCCTGGACCCTGATGGCCTGGAGCCTGCTCACCGTCGGCATCACGCTCGGCGCCTTCTGGGCCTATTACGAACTGGGCTGGGGCGGCTGGTGGTTCTGGGACCCCGTCGAGAACGCCAGCTTCATGCCCTGGCTGATCGCCACGGCCCTGCTGCACTCGGCCATCGTGACGGAGAAGCGCGGGGCGCTGGCCGGCTGGACCATCTTCCTGGCGTTGTCGGCCTTCACCTTCTCCATGCTGGGCGCCTTCCTGGTGCGCTCGGGCGTGCTCACCAGCGTCCATGCCTTCGCCGTCGACCCGACCCGCGGCGTCCTGCTGCTGATGATCCTGGGGGTCACGGCGGGCGCGGGTTTCGCCCTTTTCGCCTGGCGCGCCCCGGCGCTCAGCCCCGGCGGCGTCTTCGCCCCCGTCAGCCGTGAGAGCGCGCTCGTGCTCAACAACATCCTGCTGGCGGCCGCCACCGTCACCGTGCTGCTGGGCACCCTCTATCCCCTGATCCGCGAGGCCGCGACGGGGGAGGCGATCTCGGTGGGCCCGCCCTTCTTCAACCTCACCTTCACCCCGCTGATGGCCGCCCTGCTGATCCTGCTGCCCGCCGGCCCCCTGCTGGCCTGGAAGCGGGCCGATGCGCTGGGCGCCGCCCAGCGCCTCTGGGTCGCGGCCCTGATCGCGGCGGGCGCAGGCCTGCTGGCCTTCGCCCTGGTCAGCCCCCGCAAGGCGCTGGCCAGCGCCGGTCTGGCGATGGGCGCCTGGCTGATCCTCGGCGCCCTGGTGGAGCTGGCCGAGCGGACCCGCGCCTTCCGGGGTTCCGCCGCCGAGACCTTCCGCCGCCTCACCGGCCTGCCGCGCGGCGCCTGGGGCATGACCTTCGCCCACCTGGGCCTCGGCGTCTTCGTCCTGGGCGCCTGTTTCGAGACCGGCTGGAAGTCGGAGGCCGCCGAGACCCTGTCGCTGGGTCAGACCCTCAATGTCGGCGCCTATGAACTGACCCTGGACAGGATCGAGGGCGTCGACGGCCCCAACTACGACGCCGAGCGCGCCACCATCACCGCCCGCAAGGCCGGCGCCGTGGCCTGCGTCGCCAGGCCCGAGCGCCGCTTCTACCCCAGCGGCGGCCAGACCACCTCGGAGGTGGCCATCTGCACCAAGGGGACGAGCCACCTCTACATCGTGCTGGGCGAGCGCCGCGACGGCGAGGTCTGGCTGGTGCGCGCCTACTGGAACCCCTGGGCCCTGCTGATCTTCCTGGGCCCCGCCATCATGGCGCTGGGCGGCCTCATCTCGCTCTCCGACCGCCGCCTGCGGCTGGCCGTGGGCCGCCGGGCGATCGCCGAATGA
- the ccmE gene encoding cytochrome c maturation protein CcmE, whose translation MSGWLPKSPKARRRLTLLAAIAPVLALAVGLTLWGLSDSISFFYTPSQAAAAKPPAGRTVQLGGLVQTGSVVKHPDGRVEFTVRDQTAADKVVFQGDLPDLFREGQGIVATGAYREDGVFQAKQVLAKHDERYMPREVSKALKAQGEWRGDGETPSYDTPAKAPVT comes from the coding sequence ATGAGCGGCTGGCTGCCCAAGTCCCCCAAGGCGCGTCGTCGCCTGACCCTGCTGGCGGCCATCGCCCCGGTGCTGGCCCTGGCCGTCGGCCTGACCCTGTGGGGCCTCTCGGACTCCATCTCGTTCTTCTACACCCCCAGCCAGGCCGCCGCCGCCAAGCCCCCGGCCGGCCGCACCGTCCAGCTGGGCGGCCTCGTCCAGACCGGCAGCGTGGTCAAGCATCCCGACGGCCGGGTGGAGTTCACGGTCCGCGACCAGACCGCCGCCGACAAGGTGGTGTTCCAGGGCGACCTGCCAGACCTGTTCCGCGAGGGCCAGGGGATCGTCGCCACCGGCGCCTATCGCGAAGACGGCGTCTTCCAGGCCAAGCAGGTGCTGGCCAAGCACGACGAACGCTACATGCCCCGTGAGGTCTCCAAGGCCCTGAAGGCCCAGGGCGAATGGCGCGGCGACGGCGAGACCCCCAGCTACGACACGCCCGCCAAGGCCCCCGTCACATGA
- the ccmI gene encoding c-type cytochrome biogenesis protein CcmI produces the protein MIAFWVAAGLISAAAAGLVLHAAAQAALNAGSQDPTLALYRRQLREIDDLADRGLIADGERKGAHAEAARRLLHAADMEAKPWNADAGLRKPVLVVAALVPLVALGLYLWVGSPGYPDQSFKSRLATWRSSDPATLSPPEMAAVLQAMTVERPKDVEGFHYLALAYAASDNPSGSARALRHAIELAPKRADLWELLGEALIAQGGGEVTPQAAAAFERALKLDPKAVVPRFHLARARIAAGDKAGGIAAWRALQADLPATDPRRGALASAISEAENGPAPSTRPAPPQMDAIRGMVAGLAAKLEADPSDGAGWVKLVKSYAVLGESAKRDAALATARKRFAADPDLLKALTAAAATEPMR, from the coding sequence ATGATCGCCTTTTGGGTGGCCGCCGGTCTGATCTCCGCCGCCGCGGCCGGCCTTGTCCTGCACGCCGCCGCGCAAGCCGCGCTGAACGCCGGGTCGCAAGACCCGACGCTGGCCCTCTATCGCCGCCAGCTCCGCGAGATCGACGATCTCGCCGATCGCGGCCTGATCGCCGATGGCGAGCGCAAGGGGGCCCATGCCGAGGCCGCGCGGCGCCTGCTGCACGCCGCCGACATGGAGGCCAAGCCCTGGAACGCCGACGCGGGTCTGCGCAAGCCGGTGCTCGTCGTTGCGGCCCTGGTCCCGCTCGTGGCGCTGGGGCTCTATCTGTGGGTCGGCTCGCCCGGCTATCCCGACCAGTCGTTCAAGTCGCGGCTGGCGACCTGGCGATCCTCCGACCCTGCGACCCTGTCGCCCCCTGAAATGGCCGCCGTCCTCCAGGCCATGACGGTGGAGCGGCCAAAGGACGTGGAGGGCTTCCACTACCTGGCCCTGGCCTATGCCGCCTCCGACAATCCGTCCGGGAGCGCGCGCGCCCTGCGCCACGCCATCGAGCTGGCGCCGAAACGCGCCGACCTCTGGGAGCTGCTGGGCGAGGCCCTGATCGCCCAGGGCGGCGGCGAGGTCACGCCCCAGGCGGCCGCGGCCTTCGAGCGGGCCCTGAAACTCGATCCCAAGGCCGTCGTGCCGCGCTTCCACCTGGCCCGGGCCCGCATCGCGGCCGGCGACAAGGCGGGCGGGATCGCCGCCTGGCGCGCCCTGCAGGCCGACCTGCCGGCCACCGATCCGCGCCGCGGCGCCCTGGCGTCGGCCATCTCCGAAGCCGAGAACGGCCCCGCGCCCTCGACCCGTCCGGCCCCGCCGCAGATGGACGCCATCCGCGGCATGGTGGCGGGCCTCGCGGCCAAGCTCGAAGCCGACCCCAGCGACGGCGCGGGCTGGGTGAAGCTGGTGAAGTCCTATGCCGTGCTCGGCGAGAGCGCCAAGCGCGACGCGGCGCTGGCCACCGCCCGCAAGCGGTTCGCCGCCGATCCTGATCTGCTCAAGGCGCTGACCGCAGCCGCCGCAACGGAGCCCATGCGATGA
- a CDS encoding argininosuccinate lyase has protein sequence MRIERLVLAAVAAFALGSPAVAGDQDFTLVNATGYTLNQVFVSPTRAKDWEEDVLGRDVLADGDRTEITFSRDTDACLWDLKVVYDNGESAEWDALSLCKISVAKISYDRKSGDTSVEVD, from the coding sequence ATGAGGATTGAGCGTCTGGTCCTGGCCGCCGTCGCGGCCTTCGCCCTGGGGAGTCCGGCGGTCGCGGGCGACCAGGATTTCACCCTGGTCAACGCCACCGGCTACACCCTCAACCAGGTCTTCGTCTCCCCGACCCGGGCCAAGGACTGGGAGGAGGACGTCCTGGGCCGCGACGTGCTGGCGGACGGCGATCGCACGGAGATCACCTTCTCCCGCGACACCGACGCCTGCCTCTGGGATCTGAAGGTGGTCTATGACAACGGGGAGTCCGCCGAGTGGGACGCCCTGAGCCTCTGCAAGATCTCGGTGGCGAAGATCAGCTACGACCGCAAGAGCGGAGACACCTCCGTCGAGGTCGACTGA
- a CDS encoding methyltransferase domain-containing protein, producing MAQLTFDAAAAKALEAIYLTPDVIAQRARVLDLLAPQAGERVLDVGVGPGLLAYDLARLVGEGGTLVGLDLSPAMVAAAAERLAAFPQASCRQADATALGGPDACFDAAVSTQVYEYVADMPAALAELRRVLVPGGRALILDTDWRSLVWHSSDEARMARVLACWDAHLADPHLPARLGPLLRAAGFTVRRVEILPMLSTRWQPVSYAGGMMRSISNFVRANAERAGLAPEEVEAWGADQQALIARDEFFFSLNRYAFLATC from the coding sequence GTGGCCCAACTGACCTTTGACGCCGCCGCCGCCAAGGCGCTGGAAGCCATCTACCTGACCCCCGATGTCATCGCCCAGCGGGCCCGGGTGCTCGACCTGCTGGCCCCCCAGGCCGGCGAGCGGGTGCTGGATGTGGGCGTCGGCCCCGGCCTGCTGGCCTATGACCTCGCCCGCCTGGTGGGGGAAGGCGGGACGCTGGTGGGGCTGGACCTGTCGCCGGCCATGGTGGCGGCCGCCGCCGAGCGGCTGGCGGCCTTCCCGCAGGCGAGCTGCCGCCAGGCCGACGCCACCGCCCTGGGCGGCCCCGACGCCTGCTTCGACGCGGCGGTCTCCACCCAGGTCTATGAGTATGTCGCCGACATGCCCGCCGCCCTGGCCGAGCTGCGCCGGGTCCTGGTTCCCGGCGGCCGGGCCCTAATCCTCGACACCGACTGGCGCAGTCTCGTCTGGCATTCCTCCGACGAGGCCCGCATGGCCCGTGTCCTGGCCTGCTGGGACGCCCACCTGGCCGATCCGCACCTGCCGGCCCGGCTGGGCCCCCTGCTGCGCGCCGCCGGCTTCACCGTCCGCCGGGTGGAGATCCTGCCCATGCTGTCGACCCGCTGGCAGCCGGTCAGCTATGCCGGGGGCATGATGCGCAGCATCTCGAACTTCGTGCGCGCCAACGCCGAACGCGCCGGTCTGGCCCCCGAGGAGGTCGAGGCCTGGGGAGCCGATCAGCAGGCCCTGATCGCCCGCGACGAATTCTTCTTCAGCCTCAACCGCTACGCCTTCCTGGCCACCTGCTGA
- a CDS encoding phytanoyl-CoA dioxygenase family protein has protein sequence MADLQRLPANAPIAAVMAVLDRDGALILEGVISPEQAAVLADELRPYVAATQPGQDAFTGFKTTRTGALVARSPGCRTAILDPRIRAICDAVLLPNCTRYQLHLGQLIRIMPGQPAQPIHRDRWAWGQYLKGVEPQLNTIWALTDFTAENGATQVVPGSIDWPDNRKARPEEICRATMKAGSVLVYTGTVFHGGGANTGDSDRWGLNITYALGWLRQEENQYLSCPPEIARTLDPELQQLIGYAMGSYALGYYSPPLPPGEGPEVVPPDYALTGDAAGSQLGSAELLGAINAQVRGG, from the coding sequence ATGGCTGACCTCCAGCGCCTGCCGGCCAATGCGCCCATCGCGGCGGTGATGGCGGTTCTGGACCGTGACGGCGCCCTGATCCTGGAGGGGGTGATTTCGCCCGAGCAGGCCGCCGTACTGGCCGATGAGTTGCGGCCCTATGTGGCGGCGACCCAGCCGGGTCAGGACGCCTTCACCGGGTTCAAAACCACCCGGACCGGGGCCCTGGTGGCCCGCTCGCCGGGGTGCCGCACAGCCATCCTCGACCCCCGCATCCGGGCGATCTGCGATGCGGTGCTGCTGCCCAACTGCACGAGATACCAGCTGCACCTGGGCCAGCTCATCCGCATCATGCCCGGCCAGCCGGCCCAGCCGATCCACCGCGACCGCTGGGCCTGGGGCCAGTACCTGAAGGGCGTCGAGCCGCAGCTCAACACCATCTGGGCGCTCACCGATTTCACCGCCGAGAACGGGGCGACCCAGGTCGTTCCCGGCTCCATCGACTGGCCCGACAACCGCAAGGCGAGGCCCGAGGAGATCTGCCGGGCGACGATGAAGGCCGGCTCGGTGCTGGTCTATACGGGCACGGTGTTCCACGGCGGCGGGGCCAATACCGGCGACAGCGACCGCTGGGGCCTGAACATCACCTATGCCCTGGGCTGGCTGCGCCAGGAGGAGAACCAGTATCTCTCCTGCCCGCCGGAGATCGCGCGGACCCTGGACCCCGAGCTGCAGCAGCTGATCGGCTATGCCATGGGCTCCTACGCCCTGGGCTACTATAGCCCGCCCCTGCCCCCCGGCGAGGGCCCGGAAGTCGTGCCGCCGGACTACGCCCTCACCGGCGATGCGGCCGGGTCGCAGCTGGGATCGGCCGAGTTGCTGGGGGCGATCAACGCCCAGGTGCGCGGCGGCTGA
- a CDS encoding sensor histidine kinase: protein MTFEGLRRQFEVLRRPSLVRRLVILAAGWSLAVLVVTALVLAMLFQQAAIKRFDQGLAELIDNLTAGTTIDEKAEILAPALTDLRALRAYSGKYWQISEPVNGVLKSRVRSRSLWDSELKTPPDLALRLAADPGKPIFYDTRGPLNEPLRAMATRAELPGGKAPVVFMAAEDRSPVDRDIRNFVTATALAFLLLGVGMVAAVVIQVRVGLTPLFALRHEVAYVRRGKRERIEGAYPTELKPLADELNALMAHNQEVVERQRTHVGNLAHALKTPLSVMLAESQAQPGPLAEVVTRQSEAMRQQVDHHLRRARAAARTQGSGERTSVADVLDELSRTLERIFQDKGVTIDWDAEDDLYFLGERQDLLELAGNAMENASKWCKSRVRVRTEVISPERLRLSVEDDGPGLTPEEREAAIQRGARLDESAPGSGLGLNIIDELARAYGGSLTLAQARLGGLAVILELPRAEA, encoded by the coding sequence GTGACCTTCGAGGGCCTTCGGCGGCAATTCGAGGTGCTGCGCCGGCCCTCCCTGGTCCGGCGGCTGGTGATCCTGGCCGCCGGCTGGTCGCTGGCGGTGCTGGTGGTGACGGCCCTGGTGCTGGCCATGCTGTTCCAGCAGGCGGCCATCAAGCGCTTCGACCAGGGCCTGGCCGAGCTGATCGACAACCTGACCGCCGGCACCACCATCGACGAGAAGGCCGAGATTCTCGCCCCGGCCCTCACCGACCTGCGGGCCCTGCGCGCCTATTCCGGCAAGTACTGGCAGATCAGCGAGCCGGTGAACGGCGTGCTGAAGTCCCGCGTCCGCTCCCGCTCCCTGTGGGACAGCGAGCTGAAGACCCCGCCGGACCTCGCCCTTCGCCTGGCCGCCGACCCTGGCAAGCCGATCTTCTACGACACTCGCGGCCCCCTGAACGAACCCCTGCGGGCCATGGCCACCCGGGCCGAGCTGCCCGGCGGCAAGGCGCCGGTGGTGTTCATGGCCGCCGAGGACCGCAGCCCCGTCGACCGCGACATCCGCAACTTCGTCACCGCCACGGCGCTGGCCTTCCTGCTGCTGGGCGTCGGCATGGTGGCCGCGGTGGTGATCCAGGTCCGGGTGGGCCTCACCCCGCTGTTCGCCCTGCGCCACGAGGTGGCCTATGTCCGGCGCGGCAAGCGTGAGCGGATCGAGGGCGCCTATCCCACCGAACTGAAGCCGCTCGCCGACGAGCTCAACGCGCTCATGGCCCACAACCAGGAGGTCGTGGAGCGTCAGCGCACCCACGTCGGCAACCTGGCCCACGCGCTGAAAACCCCGCTGTCTGTGATGCTCGCCGAATCTCAGGCCCAGCCCGGCCCGCTCGCCGAGGTGGTGACCCGCCAGTCGGAGGCCATGCGCCAGCAGGTCGACCACCACCTGCGTCGCGCGCGCGCGGCGGCCCGCACGCAAGGCTCTGGCGAACGAACTTCGGTGGCCGATGTGCTGGACGAATTGTCGCGCACTTTGGAGCGAATCTTCCAGGACAAGGGGGTCACCATCGACTGGGACGCCGAGGACGACCTCTATTTCCTGGGGGAACGGCAGGACCTGTTGGAGTTGGCCGGCAACGCCATGGAGAACGCTTCCAAGTGGTGCAAGTCCCGCGTCCGCGTCCGCACCGAAGTGATTTCCCCCGAGCGGCTAAGGCTTTCCGTCGAGGATGACGGCCCGGGCCTGACGCCGGAGGAACGCGAGGCGGCAATCCAGCGTGGCGCCCGGCTGGACGAAAGCGCCCCCGGTTCGGGCCTTGGCCTCAACATCATTGATGAGCTGGCCCGCGCCTATGGCGGGTCCCTGACCTTGGCCCAGGCCCGCCTTGGCGGCCTCGCCGTGATCCTGGAACTTCCCCGGGCCGAGGCTTGA
- a CDS encoding response regulator transcription factor: protein MRILLVEDDPDLSRQLKAALGDAGYAVDHAPDGEEAQFLGETEPYDAVILDLGLPKVDGVSVLERWRRGDVATPVLILTARGAWSEKVAGFDAGADDYLTKPFHTEELLARLRALLRRSAGHAAPSLSVGGLRLDPRAARATVNGEPLRLTSLEYRLLHYLMMHQGRVISRTELVEHLYDQDFDRDSNTIEVFIGRVRKKIGAERIDTVRGLGYRLTAPPEELEAGAAGS from the coding sequence ATGCGTATCCTGCTGGTCGAGGACGACCCCGATCTGTCGCGGCAGCTGAAGGCCGCCCTCGGCGACGCCGGCTACGCTGTCGACCACGCCCCCGACGGCGAGGAAGCCCAGTTCCTGGGGGAGACCGAGCCCTATGACGCGGTGATCCTCGACCTCGGTTTGCCCAAGGTCGACGGGGTCTCGGTGCTGGAGCGTTGGCGGCGCGGCGATGTCGCCACCCCGGTGCTGATCCTGACGGCCCGCGGCGCCTGGAGCGAGAAGGTGGCCGGCTTCGACGCCGGCGCCGACGACTACCTCACCAAGCCCTTCCACACCGAGGAGCTGCTGGCCCGCCTGCGCGCCCTGCTGCGCCGCTCGGCCGGCCACGCCGCCCCCAGCCTGTCGGTGGGCGGCCTGCGCCTGGACCCCCGCGCTGCGCGGGCCACCGTCAACGGCGAGCCCCTGCGGCTCACCTCGCTGGAGTACCGCCTGCTGCACTATCTGATGATGCACCAGGGCCGGGTGATCAGCCGCACCGAGCTGGTGGAGCACCTCTACGACCAGGACTTCGACCGCGACTCCAACACCATCGAGGTGTTCATCGGCCGGGTGCGCAAGAAGATCGGCGCTGAGCGCATCGATACCGTGCGCGGCCTGGGCTACCGCCTGACCGCGCCGCCGGAAGAGCTGGAGGCCGGAGCGGCCGGCTCGTGA